The proteins below come from a single Rhodococcus sp. WMMA185 genomic window:
- a CDS encoding (2Fe-2S)-binding protein encodes MTPRAVDQNRDPIRPAQADGVTISFEGTDYDGIRGQSIAGVLLANNVLDWRTTSSRGEDRGLFCGIGVCFDCVVTVDGYRNVRACQRKVHGGERVERQHDLLPRPIEEVDAR; translated from the coding sequence ATGACCCCGCGTGCGGTGGACCAGAATCGGGATCCGATTCGGCCCGCCCAAGCGGATGGCGTGACGATCTCATTCGAGGGCACCGACTACGACGGCATCCGCGGCCAATCGATCGCAGGGGTGCTGCTGGCCAACAACGTGCTCGACTGGCGCACGACGTCAAGTCGCGGCGAGGACAGGGGGCTGTTCTGTGGGATCGGTGTGTGCTTCGACTGCGTCGTGACCGTAGACGGTTATCGCAACGTTCGCGCGTGCCAGCGAAAGGTTCATGGCGGCGAGCGCGTCGAACGCCAGCACGACCTGCTCCCGCGCCCGATCGAGGAGGTGGATGCACGGTGA
- a CDS encoding FAD-dependent oxidoreductase: protein MTDVLVVGAGPAGLAAAVAARRRGAAVRIIDAAEGLGGQYWRHLPSSRPSEREELLHHGWDTFGSLRDEVCQDPDIVVSMQTEVWAIEQTADNRLRVNLARGEADGTGRLTEALAPEQLILATGAHDRALPVPGWTLPGVFTAGAAQAMAKGERIAIGERVVVAGSGPFLLSVTASLGQAGARVVGVYEASRSRALARHWLARPWELAGAAHKIGELAEYAVHHIRGRVPYRTGHGVVAVHGTDRVEAVTVAVLDEHWRVVTGTERRIDCDAVCFGHGFVPRLELPIAAGCHITERRFVHVDACQRTSADRVFAVGELTAIGGADLALAQGEIAGWVAAGGSLDDRDIRRAIRSRTRAEQFADRMDRAHAIGDCWSDWLGDDTIVCRCEDVDAGTLKRVAAATNSTGLRPLKLNTRAGLGLCQGRVCGRNVEQILLATHGCEEFADATTTDRRPIATPIRIADLARAPEHPTDSVLNRPRSQ, encoded by the coding sequence GTGACGGACGTCCTGGTGGTCGGCGCCGGTCCAGCGGGCCTGGCCGCGGCAGTGGCTGCGAGGCGGCGCGGAGCTGCCGTGCGGATCATCGACGCCGCAGAGGGGCTCGGCGGTCAGTACTGGCGGCACCTACCCTCCTCACGACCGTCCGAGCGGGAGGAACTCCTCCACCACGGCTGGGACACCTTCGGGTCGCTCCGCGACGAGGTCTGTCAGGATCCCGACATCGTCGTCAGCATGCAGACCGAGGTCTGGGCGATCGAGCAGACGGCTGACAATCGGCTGCGCGTCAACCTCGCGCGCGGTGAGGCCGATGGCACCGGACGGTTGACCGAGGCCCTTGCCCCCGAGCAGTTGATCCTCGCCACCGGAGCACACGACCGTGCTCTTCCGGTGCCTGGGTGGACGCTTCCCGGCGTCTTCACCGCGGGCGCTGCCCAAGCGATGGCCAAAGGCGAGCGCATCGCAATCGGTGAGCGTGTCGTGGTCGCCGGATCCGGGCCGTTCCTGCTTTCCGTGACCGCTTCCCTCGGCCAGGCGGGTGCGCGCGTCGTCGGGGTCTACGAAGCGTCCCGCTCGCGTGCCCTCGCTCGGCACTGGCTGGCCCGGCCGTGGGAACTGGCCGGCGCCGCACACAAGATCGGTGAACTGGCCGAGTACGCCGTTCATCACATTCGAGGTCGTGTTCCGTACCGTACTGGTCACGGAGTGGTCGCTGTCCACGGCACGGACCGGGTAGAGGCGGTGACTGTGGCGGTCCTCGACGAGCACTGGCGGGTCGTCACCGGAACTGAGCGCAGGATCGATTGCGATGCAGTCTGTTTCGGACACGGATTCGTTCCACGACTCGAACTGCCGATTGCTGCCGGATGCCACATCACCGAGCGGCGCTTCGTGCACGTAGATGCCTGCCAGCGCACGAGTGCCGACCGCGTCTTCGCGGTGGGTGAACTCACCGCGATCGGTGGTGCCGATCTGGCGCTCGCCCAAGGCGAGATCGCCGGATGGGTGGCCGCGGGCGGCTCGCTCGATGACCGCGACATCAGGCGCGCTATCAGATCTCGAACCCGCGCAGAACAATTCGCCGATCGTATGGACAGAGCGCATGCGATCGGCGATTGCTGGTCCGACTGGCTGGGCGACGACACCATCGTCTGCCGATGCGAGGACGTCGACGCCGGCACCCTGAAGCGGGTCGCCGCGGCGACCAACTCGACTGGCCTGCGCCCACTCAAGCTCAACACGCGAGCGGGTCTCGGCTTGTGCCAGGGACGGGTCTGCGGGCGCAATGTGGAGCAGATCCTTCTGGCCACACACGGGTGTGAGGAGTTCGCCGACGCCACCACCACCGATCGGCGACCTATCGCGACGCCGATACGAATCGCCGATCTCGCACGAGCGCCCGAGCACCCCACCGATTCCGTCCTGAACCGACCCCGTTCTCAATAA
- a CDS encoding dihydrodipicolinate synthase family protein → MPEPTIDLGGVIVATALAFKEDASAPAGLAVDYDKFGEHVDFLMSNGCRGVGPNGSLGEYSSLTDEERRKVVQVAVDAVDGRGVVVAGAHGVGWHQSQTWARHAADDGADGVLVLPPTIYRANDNEVVEHFRKVAEVGIPIMAYNNPFDTKVDITPALVAQIAEIPEVVALKEFSGDVRRVYEISELCDIDIIAGADDVLFELMVNGAVGWFAGYPNAFPKEAVELYELCSTGKWLEAKALYQELVAVFRWDSRTEFVQAIKLSMDICGNSFGGRTRPPRGPLSDAQADQVKADTERALAAIARR, encoded by the coding sequence ATGCCCGAACCCACCATCGACCTCGGGGGCGTCATCGTCGCCACCGCGCTGGCCTTCAAAGAGGACGCTTCCGCTCCCGCAGGCCTCGCGGTCGACTACGACAAGTTCGGCGAACACGTCGATTTCCTCATGAGCAATGGGTGTCGCGGCGTCGGCCCCAACGGCTCACTGGGAGAATATTCCTCGCTCACCGACGAAGAACGCCGCAAGGTTGTGCAGGTCGCGGTCGATGCGGTCGACGGACGCGGCGTCGTCGTCGCCGGAGCTCACGGGGTCGGTTGGCACCAGTCACAGACGTGGGCACGTCACGCGGCCGACGACGGTGCAGACGGCGTCCTGGTTCTGCCGCCCACCATTTACCGAGCCAACGACAACGAGGTGGTCGAGCACTTCCGCAAAGTTGCCGAGGTCGGAATACCGATCATGGCCTATAACAATCCTTTCGACACCAAAGTCGACATCACGCCTGCACTCGTAGCGCAGATTGCCGAAATCCCCGAAGTGGTGGCCCTGAAGGAATTTTCCGGCGACGTACGTCGCGTCTACGAGATCTCCGAACTCTGCGATATCGACATCATCGCCGGCGCCGACGATGTTCTCTTCGAACTCATGGTCAACGGCGCGGTCGGGTGGTTCGCCGGATACCCGAATGCCTTCCCCAAGGAAGCAGTCGAATTGTACGAGCTGTGCTCCACCGGAAAGTGGCTCGAGGCGAAGGCGCTGTATCAGGAACTCGTCGCCGTCTTCCGCTGGGACTCACGAACAGAGTTCGTCCAAGCGATCAAGCTGTCGATGGATATCTGCGGCAACTCCTTCGGCGGTCGTACTCGTCCTCCGCGTGGACCGCTCAGCGATGCCCAGGCTGACCAGGTGAAGGCCGACACCGAACGTGCCCTCGCCGCCATCGCGCGGCGCTGA
- a CDS encoding proline racemase family protein, translating into MPTRVITGGVGVIPGETMNERRLHFIKHLDHIRRLLMNEPRGHASMSGAILQPPTRSDCDHGIVFIEASGCLPMCGHGTIGVATVLVEAGMVEVTEPVTTIRLDTPAGVVVARVRVEEGRAVHVTLANVASFTERLDQTVDVPGYGPIPYSLAFGGNYYAMVNLDSVGLPFDRARQQDILAAGLSIMDTINTTAPPTHPTIDGIDHVHHVEFIAPGSDAVRSRHAMVIHPGWFDRSPCGTGTCARMAELYTRGELPLHTDFVNESFIGSEFTGRLVDTTRVGEYNAVLPEITGRAWITGTAQYLLDPHDPFPAGFEF; encoded by the coding sequence ATGCCCACCCGTGTCATAACCGGTGGCGTAGGCGTGATTCCGGGTGAAACGATGAACGAGCGCCGCCTGCACTTCATCAAACACCTCGACCACATCAGACGCCTGCTCATGAACGAACCACGCGGTCATGCCTCGATGTCCGGTGCCATCCTGCAACCACCGACCCGGAGCGACTGCGACCACGGCATCGTCTTCATCGAGGCGAGCGGCTGCCTGCCGATGTGCGGTCACGGCACGATCGGCGTGGCCACCGTTCTGGTGGAAGCGGGCATGGTCGAGGTCACCGAACCCGTAACGACAATCCGGCTCGACACACCGGCGGGAGTCGTAGTCGCGAGGGTTCGGGTCGAGGAAGGGCGCGCGGTGCACGTGACGCTCGCGAACGTGGCGAGCTTCACCGAGCGCCTCGACCAGACCGTGGACGTTCCCGGTTACGGTCCGATCCCCTACTCCCTCGCATTCGGCGGCAACTACTACGCGATGGTGAATCTGGACTCGGTCGGATTGCCGTTCGATCGAGCCCGGCAGCAGGACATCCTCGCTGCCGGGCTGTCCATCATGGACACGATCAACACCACCGCGCCACCGACGCACCCGACCATCGACGGCATCGACCACGTACACCATGTCGAGTTCATCGCTCCGGGGTCCGATGCCGTCCGCTCTCGTCATGCGATGGTCATTCATCCCGGCTGGTTCGACCGATCTCCCTGCGGTACAGGGACGTGCGCGCGCATGGCCGAGCTGTACACGCGCGGCGAACTGCCCCTGCACACGGACTTCGTGAACGAGTCCTTCATCGGTTCGGAATTCACCGGACGTCTCGTCGACACCACCCGGGTCGGCGAGTACAACGCCGTCCTACCTGAGATCACAGGTCGCGCCTGGATCACCGGCACGGCTCAATACCTGCTCGATCCCCACGACCCGTTCCCTGCCGGGTTCGAATTCTAG
- a CDS encoding aldehyde dehydrogenase (NADP(+)): protein MPDDVLRDAATAFPLFAATTPHERGAALVVVADALDAADDELIALAQQETGLTEARLRGELNRTTQQLRLFAEVVVEGAYLDARIDESDTEYVLGPRPDLRRVNVPLGPVLNYAASNFPLAFSVAGGDTAAALAGGNPVVVKAHEGHPRLSELTGRIVLHALRDAGMPDGTFGVLYGREEGIAALKDERIRAACFTGSTSVGRMLADIAADRSVPIPFYGELGSVNPVFVSPAALKNDPEGLAQGFVASVAGSCGQLCTKPGFLLVPNVGPLRESLATAKDIAAHRMLTTGTTAGYSDRRDTVLAAPGAEVLVEGGVEVDEAGLGWATPTLVILPLKAVEAAMSAVLDESFGPLSVIIEYGDDPDILPSVAERLFPGNLTATLHLGPDEDTTAWSELVDALSRTSGRVLFGGWPTGVSVTAAMQHGGPYPSTTRDATAVGTAAIGRFLRGVCYQNAPRSILPPALRDDNPWRVPQRRSPAGLSSGWGTLTGRY, encoded by the coding sequence ATGCCTGACGATGTGCTCCGGGATGCGGCTACCGCGTTCCCGCTCTTCGCCGCCACCACACCGCATGAACGCGGCGCGGCCCTCGTCGTGGTAGCCGATGCGCTCGACGCCGCGGACGACGAACTCATCGCTCTCGCACAACAGGAGACCGGTCTGACGGAGGCGCGGTTGCGCGGCGAACTGAACCGGACCACCCAGCAGTTGCGGTTGTTCGCTGAGGTCGTGGTCGAGGGTGCGTACCTCGATGCGCGTATCGACGAATCCGATACCGAGTACGTCCTCGGTCCCAGGCCCGACCTTCGCAGGGTCAATGTTCCTCTGGGACCGGTACTGAACTACGCCGCATCGAACTTCCCCTTGGCGTTCTCTGTTGCGGGCGGCGACACCGCGGCCGCCCTCGCCGGGGGCAACCCCGTGGTCGTGAAGGCACACGAGGGCCATCCGCGACTCAGTGAACTCACCGGACGGATCGTGCTGCACGCGCTACGGGATGCCGGAATGCCCGATGGCACGTTCGGGGTTCTGTACGGCCGCGAGGAGGGCATCGCCGCATTGAAGGACGAGCGTATCCGTGCCGCCTGTTTCACCGGCTCGACCTCGGTTGGCCGGATGCTCGCGGACATCGCAGCGGATCGTTCTGTGCCGATTCCCTTCTACGGCGAGCTCGGGAGCGTCAACCCCGTGTTCGTTTCGCCGGCTGCGTTGAAGAATGATCCGGAGGGTCTCGCCCAAGGTTTCGTGGCGAGCGTTGCCGGGTCTTGCGGACAGTTGTGCACGAAGCCGGGATTCCTTCTCGTCCCGAACGTCGGGCCGTTGCGCGAATCGCTCGCCACAGCGAAGGACATCGCGGCGCACCGCATGCTCACCACAGGTACCACCGCCGGCTACAGCGATCGCCGCGATACGGTGCTCGCCGCACCCGGAGCAGAGGTGCTCGTCGAGGGCGGCGTCGAGGTGGACGAGGCGGGCCTCGGATGGGCCACACCGACGTTGGTTATCCTTCCCCTGAAGGCCGTCGAGGCCGCAATGAGCGCGGTCTTGGACGAGAGTTTCGGACCATTGTCGGTGATCATCGAATATGGCGACGACCCGGACATCCTCCCGTCGGTCGCCGAGCGACTGTTTCCCGGCAATCTGACCGCGACGCTGCATCTCGGCCCGGACGAAGACACGACAGCGTGGAGCGAACTCGTGGACGCTCTGTCCCGCACCAGCGGACGCGTGCTCTTCGGCGGGTGGCCCACCGGGGTCTCCGTCACCGCGGCCATGCAACACGGCGGTCCGTACCCATCAACGACGCGCGACGCGACCGCGGTCGGCACGGCCGCCATCGGGCGATTTCTCCGTGGGGTCTGCTACCAGAATGCGCCCCGGTCGATCCTTCCGCCCGCGCTGCGCGACGACAACCCATGGAGGGTGCCACAGCGACGCAGCCCTGCCGGACTGTCGAGCGGTTGGGGCACGCTGACCGGAAGGTACTGA
- a CDS encoding nitroreductase/quinone reductase family protein codes for MSTSNPHDWNADIIAEFRANEGRVGGQFEGAPLVLLHHVGRKSGRAMVSPTMYLPDETAPDRIYVIASKAGAPTNPAWYYNLLAAGNAEVERGTETYRVSVSEVTGDERDTVFDEQARRYPGFAVYAQRTAGVRTIPVLALTRIRE; via the coding sequence TTGAGCACATCGAACCCACATGACTGGAACGCAGACATAATCGCCGAATTTCGCGCCAACGAAGGCCGTGTCGGGGGGCAATTCGAAGGGGCGCCGCTGGTGCTGTTGCACCACGTCGGCCGAAAGTCGGGGCGCGCCATGGTGTCCCCCACGATGTACCTGCCGGACGAGACCGCTCCGGACAGAATCTATGTAATCGCCTCGAAGGCGGGCGCCCCCACGAACCCCGCCTGGTACTACAACCTCCTCGCCGCCGGCAATGCAGAAGTCGAGCGCGGCACCGAAACCTATCGCGTATCCGTCAGTGAGGTCACCGGCGACGAACGAGACACCGTCTTCGACGAACAAGCCCGCCGCTATCCAGGATTCGCTGTGTACGCACAGCGGACAGCGGGTGTCCGCACGATTCCCGTTCTGGCACTCACCCGAATACGGGAATGA
- a CDS encoding lipid-transfer protein, producing MSGLSGKAVVAGIGATDFSKNSGRSELRLAAEAVTAALEDAGLTPADVDGLTSFTMDTNTEAAVARSVGIPDLTFFSRIHYGGGAACATVQQAAMAVATGVAEVVVAYRAFNERSGMRFGQVNSGLVGQVSSSSTDNAFSYPHGLSTPAAFVAMVAQRYMHEYGATSEDFGRIAVTDRKHAANNPDAFFYGKPISLDDHQNSRFIAEPLHLLDCCQESDGGVAIVVTSPERAKDLRQKPAVIAAAAQGSGNDQYIMTSYYRPELAGLPEMELVGAQLWRQAGLGPQDMDVAVLYDHFTPYVLMQLEELGFCGRGEAKDFIAGGALELDGVLPLNTHGGQLGEAYIHGMNGIAEAVRQIRGTSVNQASNVQNVLVTAGTGVPTSGLVLTA from the coding sequence ATGAGCGGTCTGTCGGGCAAGGCTGTTGTCGCCGGCATCGGCGCCACCGACTTCTCGAAGAACTCCGGTCGCAGTGAACTACGGCTTGCCGCGGAGGCTGTCACGGCCGCACTCGAGGACGCCGGTCTGACCCCCGCCGATGTCGACGGGCTGACGTCGTTCACGATGGACACCAATACCGAAGCGGCAGTTGCTCGATCGGTGGGAATCCCGGACCTCACGTTCTTCAGCCGCATCCACTACGGTGGCGGCGCCGCGTGCGCGACGGTGCAGCAGGCGGCAATGGCCGTTGCGACCGGTGTGGCCGAGGTGGTGGTGGCCTATCGTGCGTTCAACGAACGGTCGGGGATGCGTTTCGGTCAGGTGAACTCGGGCTTGGTGGGGCAGGTGAGCTCGTCCAGCACGGATAACGCGTTCTCCTACCCTCACGGCCTGTCGACACCGGCGGCGTTCGTCGCCATGGTCGCCCAGCGGTACATGCACGAATACGGCGCCACGAGTGAGGACTTCGGACGCATTGCCGTCACCGACCGCAAGCACGCGGCCAACAACCCCGATGCGTTCTTCTACGGAAAACCGATCTCGCTCGACGACCATCAGAACTCGCGCTTCATCGCGGAACCACTGCATCTGCTCGATTGCTGCCAGGAGTCCGACGGCGGTGTGGCGATCGTGGTGACCTCGCCTGAGCGGGCGAAGGACCTGAGGCAGAAGCCGGCGGTGATCGCGGCTGCGGCGCAGGGAAGCGGCAACGACCAGTACATTATGACCAGCTACTACCGGCCCGAACTAGCGGGGTTGCCCGAGATGGAACTTGTGGGCGCGCAATTGTGGCGGCAGGCCGGCCTCGGACCGCAGGACATGGACGTTGCCGTGCTGTACGACCACTTCACACCATACGTATTGATGCAACTCGAAGAACTCGGCTTCTGTGGTCGCGGTGAGGCCAAGGACTTCATCGCCGGCGGTGCGCTCGAACTCGACGGAGTGCTACCGCTCAACACCCACGGTGGTCAGCTCGGTGAGGCCTACATCCACGGCATGAACGGTATTGCCGAGGCTGTGCGCCAAATTCGTGGAACATCCGTGAACCAGGCCTCGAACGTGCAGAACGTCCTCGTCACCGCCGGGACCGGTGTTCCGACGTCGGGGCTGGTGCTCACGGCATAG
- a CDS encoding MaoC family dehydratase: MTSTLEVAVGTKLPELSIKADPTFVVSAAIATRDFQDVHHDRDRAQEGGSKDIFANILTDTGLVQRFVTDWAGPRAVLKSIALRLGVPWYAYDILTISGTVASVDDDGIITLDIVGRNGLGNHITSTVTLVLNDQTNGASA; this comes from the coding sequence ATGACCTCCACCCTCGAGGTCGCAGTGGGAACGAAACTTCCCGAGCTGTCGATCAAAGCCGACCCGACATTCGTGGTGTCCGCTGCGATCGCGACCCGCGACTTTCAGGATGTCCACCACGACCGCGACCGTGCGCAGGAAGGTGGTTCGAAAGACATCTTCGCCAACATCTTGACCGATACCGGACTGGTTCAGCGGTTCGTCACCGACTGGGCGGGCCCGAGGGCAGTACTCAAGTCGATCGCTTTACGCCTTGGGGTGCCCTGGTACGCCTACGACATCCTGACGATCAGTGGAACGGTGGCATCGGTGGACGATGACGGCATCATCACACTCGATATCGTCGGCCGCAACGGTCTCGGCAACCACATCACGTCGACGGTGACCCTGGTCCTGAACGACCAGACGAACGGAGCGAGCGCATGA
- a CDS encoding bifunctional MaoC family dehydratase N-terminal/OB-fold nucleic acid binding domain-containing protein, producing the protein MRSEQILAAAEEIRAAGPSAPRAGRDPINLPMIRNWVEAIGDKNPIYVDESAARAAGHDGIVAPPAMAQVWTMQGLNAVRQPDDPLGLMTNILDEAGFTSVVATNSDQIYHRYLKVGEEVTISTTLGDVVGPKKTALGEGWFYTTHAVWTVAAEDGTDEVVAESLFRILKFAPPPKPTEPMSHSDGQTVPMSHSANGQGASIGDLDPTKMMRPGASPDTQFFWDGVAAHELRIQKRDDGSLQHPPVPALWKDKSEKTDYVVSSGRGTVFSFVVHHAPKVPGRSVPFVVALVELEEGVRMLGELRGVAPESVHVGMPVEAIYLDFPGDDDTGGEPWTLYAWQRRKEEQS; encoded by the coding sequence ATGAGATCCGAACAGATTCTCGCTGCCGCAGAAGAGATTCGGGCCGCAGGTCCGAGCGCCCCGCGCGCTGGGCGCGACCCGATCAATCTGCCGATGATCCGCAACTGGGTGGAGGCGATCGGCGACAAGAACCCGATCTACGTCGATGAATCTGCCGCGCGGGCCGCCGGACACGACGGTATCGTCGCACCGCCCGCGATGGCGCAGGTGTGGACGATGCAGGGCCTGAATGCCGTTCGGCAGCCCGATGATCCTCTGGGGCTGATGACGAACATCCTCGATGAGGCCGGGTTCACGTCGGTGGTGGCGACCAACTCCGATCAGATCTACCACCGCTATCTGAAAGTCGGCGAAGAGGTCACCATCTCCACCACGCTCGGGGACGTCGTCGGACCCAAGAAGACAGCACTGGGTGAGGGCTGGTTCTACACAACCCACGCCGTGTGGACCGTAGCGGCGGAGGACGGCACCGACGAGGTCGTGGCCGAATCGCTGTTTCGCATCCTGAAGTTCGCTCCGCCACCCAAACCCACTGAACCAATGTCACATTCGGATGGTCAGACTGTACCGATGTCACATTCGGCGAACGGCCAGGGCGCGTCGATCGGCGATCTGGACCCCACGAAGATGATGCGGCCCGGTGCGTCGCCGGACACGCAGTTCTTCTGGGATGGTGTGGCCGCGCACGAGTTGCGGATCCAGAAGCGTGACGACGGATCTCTGCAGCACCCGCCGGTGCCCGCGCTGTGGAAGGACAAGTCCGAGAAGACCGATTACGTGGTGTCGTCGGGGCGCGGCACCGTATTCAGTTTCGTGGTCCATCACGCACCGAAGGTTCCCGGGCGTTCTGTGCCGTTCGTGGTGGCCCTCGTCGAATTGGAGGAAGGCGTTCGCATGCTCGGCGAGCTACGCGGGGTAGCTCCCGAGAGTGTGCACGTCGGGATGCCGGTCGAGGCGATCTACCTCGACTTTCCCGGAGACGACGACACCGGCGGCGAGCCGTGGACGCTGTATGCGTGGCAGCGCAGAAAAGAGGAGCAGTCATGA
- a CDS encoding acyl-CoA dehydrogenase family protein, with protein sequence MFIDLTDEQRELQAELRRYFSGLITPAEATRMRTERHGSTYREVIRRMGKDGWLGVGWPVEFGGRGFGEIEQQIFVNEATRADVPLPAVTLQTVGPTLQEYGTAEQKRKFLPAILAGEVHFAIGYTEPDAGTDLAALRTTAVRVGDEYVVNGQKIFTTGGHDADYLWLAVRTGPADSRHRGISILIVDTRDPGYSWTPIITCDGAHHVNATYYSDVRVPADMLVGEENQGWKLITTQLNHERVMLGPAGRVGGLYDRIRNWAAAQDLLDEPNVRRALGEIHATYRLNELLNWQVASSDSGAVDIADASATKVFATERIQRIGRLAEEIVGRYGDPSEPETADLMTWLDMQVKRNLVITFGGGVNEVMRELIATAGLKLPRVPR encoded by the coding sequence GTGTTCATCGATCTGACAGACGAACAGCGCGAACTGCAGGCGGAACTGCGACGCTACTTCTCCGGATTGATCACTCCGGCAGAGGCGACACGGATGCGCACGGAGCGGCACGGATCCACCTACCGCGAGGTCATCCGCCGGATGGGCAAAGACGGTTGGCTCGGCGTCGGCTGGCCGGTGGAGTTCGGGGGTCGTGGTTTCGGAGAGATCGAGCAGCAGATCTTCGTCAATGAGGCCACGCGAGCGGATGTACCGCTGCCCGCAGTGACCCTGCAGACGGTCGGCCCCACGCTGCAGGAGTACGGGACGGCGGAGCAGAAACGCAAGTTCCTCCCGGCGATCCTGGCCGGTGAGGTGCACTTCGCGATCGGCTACACCGAGCCCGATGCGGGCACGGATCTCGCCGCACTGCGAACTACCGCGGTACGGGTGGGCGACGAGTACGTAGTCAACGGTCAGAAGATCTTCACTACCGGCGGCCACGATGCCGACTACCTGTGGCTCGCTGTGCGGACGGGTCCTGCGGATTCGCGTCATCGCGGTATCTCGATACTCATCGTCGATACCCGGGACCCGGGCTACAGCTGGACTCCGATCATCACGTGCGACGGTGCCCATCATGTCAATGCCACCTACTACTCCGACGTCCGAGTTCCCGCAGACATGCTGGTTGGAGAAGAGAATCAGGGTTGGAAGCTGATCACCACTCAGCTCAACCACGAGCGCGTCATGCTGGGTCCCGCCGGCCGGGTCGGCGGTCTCTACGACCGAATCCGCAACTGGGCCGCGGCACAGGATCTGCTCGACGAGCCGAACGTCCGGCGTGCGCTCGGGGAGATACACGCGACGTACCGGCTCAACGAGCTACTCAACTGGCAGGTTGCGTCGAGCGACTCGGGAGCCGTCGACATCGCCGACGCGTCTGCGACGAAAGTATTTGCTACCGAACGTATTCAGCGGATCGGCAGGCTCGCCGAGGAGATTGTCGGGCGGTACGGTGACCCATCGGAGCCCGAGACTGCGGACCTGATGACGTGGCTCGACATGCAGGTCAAGCGAAACCTGGTGATCACCTTCGGTGGCGGCGTCAACGAGGTGATGCGCGAGTTGATCGCTACCGCCGGCCTGAAGCTACCCCGAGTCCCGCGATAG
- a CDS encoding acyl-CoA dehydrogenase family protein, with amino-acid sequence MDFTRDETQEAVRQVAAGLLARDVDGDALWAAFAEADLLTLALPERLGGEGLSVSDVGALLTEVGKKAAQIPALATLGFGVLPIVALGDDAQQDALLAGLADGRTFTAALAEPGAQFAASPSVTAVPDEDGYRVTGRVLAVPFAEEAYRILVPSTAGVVLVEPGAEGVTLTPTPSASGSPEFAIGFDAARAELLAPGEDAVQTLYRIALASIGAVADGLLSGATALTGEHLASRHQFGRPLATFQAVSQQIADVYVTARTLHVSALAALWRVSEGLDAQDDLDVMAYWIAAEVPAAMQVLHHLHGGIGVDVTYPLHRYYSTAKDLARLVGGASYRLDLVGARCSSI; translated from the coding sequence GTGGACTTCACTCGAGATGAAACTCAGGAGGCCGTGAGGCAAGTCGCGGCTGGATTACTGGCCCGCGACGTCGATGGCGACGCCCTGTGGGCCGCGTTCGCCGAAGCCGATCTGCTCACGCTGGCCTTGCCGGAACGGCTCGGCGGCGAGGGGCTTTCGGTCAGCGATGTCGGGGCGTTGCTCACCGAAGTAGGGAAGAAGGCGGCGCAGATCCCCGCGCTCGCGACCCTCGGCTTCGGGGTGCTGCCGATCGTGGCCCTAGGTGACGATGCACAGCAGGATGCACTGCTTGCCGGTCTTGCCGACGGGCGCACGTTCACCGCCGCTCTTGCCGAGCCCGGTGCGCAGTTCGCGGCTAGCCCCTCGGTGACCGCGGTCCCCGACGAGGATGGGTACCGCGTGACCGGACGTGTGCTGGCGGTTCCGTTCGCGGAGGAGGCCTACCGGATCCTGGTTCCGAGTACCGCGGGTGTGGTGCTGGTCGAACCTGGTGCTGAGGGTGTCACGCTCACCCCTACACCGTCGGCGTCCGGCAGTCCGGAATTCGCGATCGGATTCGATGCCGCCCGCGCCGAACTCCTCGCGCCCGGCGAGGACGCCGTGCAAACCCTCTATCGCATCGCATTGGCGTCGATCGGAGCCGTTGCGGACGGACTTCTGTCAGGGGCAACGGCTCTCACCGGCGAACATCTCGCCTCGAGGCATCAGTTCGGTAGACCGCTCGCTACATTTCAGGCGGTCTCCCAGCAGATCGCGGACGTCTACGTCACGGCACGCACGCTGCACGTGTCCGCGCTCGCGGCGTTGTGGCGGGTGTCCGAAGGCCTTGACGCCCAGGACGACCTGGACGTCATGGCGTACTGGATCGCCGCCGAGGTGCCTGCCGCGATGCAGGTGCTGCACCACCTTCACGGCGGAATCGGCGTGGACGTCACCTATCCGCTGCATCGGTACTACTCGACCGCCAAAGACCTGGCCCGCCTCGTAGGTGGCGCCTCGTATCGACTCGACCTCGTGGGGGCCCGGTGTTCATCGATCTGA